In one window of Qipengyuania gaetbuli DNA:
- a CDS encoding cation diffusion facilitator family transporter — protein sequence MGIGHGHDHAHEGHGHDGHGHGHSHAPKDFGRAFLIGIILNSGFVIIEAVYGWISGSMALIADAGHNLSDVLALLLAWGASVAAKRPPNERFTYGYKSSTILAALANAALLLVAIGAIAFETAHRMTDPLPVDGTTMIIVAGIGIAINTGTALLFLRGREHDLNIRGAFLHMAADALVSLGVVLAGIAILYTGALWIDPVVSLIIVAVIAWGTWGLLKDSVAMSLLAVPKGISEKAVRGYLASLDGVSEVHDLHIWPMSTTETALTAHLVMPGGHPGDAFLREAAHELEHHHRINHATIQVETTSKHCGVGCP from the coding sequence TTGGGAATAGGCCACGGCCATGATCACGCGCACGAGGGGCACGGGCATGACGGGCACGGCCATGGCCACTCGCATGCACCGAAGGATTTCGGCCGCGCATTCCTGATCGGCATCATTCTCAATAGTGGTTTCGTGATCATCGAGGCCGTTTACGGATGGATTTCCGGCTCGATGGCGCTGATCGCGGACGCCGGGCACAATCTCTCCGATGTCCTTGCCCTGCTGCTGGCCTGGGGTGCCAGCGTGGCCGCAAAGCGACCGCCGAACGAGCGCTTCACCTACGGCTACAAGAGCTCGACCATCCTCGCCGCGCTCGCCAATGCGGCGCTTTTGCTCGTCGCAATTGGTGCAATCGCGTTCGAGACCGCACACCGCATGACCGATCCGCTACCAGTCGACGGAACGACCATGATTATCGTTGCCGGCATCGGCATCGCGATCAACACCGGCACCGCGCTGCTTTTCCTTCGCGGGCGCGAGCATGACCTCAATATCCGCGGCGCCTTCCTGCACATGGCGGCCGACGCGCTGGTCAGCCTCGGCGTGGTGCTGGCGGGGATCGCCATCCTCTATACGGGAGCGCTCTGGATCGATCCGGTGGTCAGCCTGATCATCGTTGCGGTCATCGCCTGGGGAACATGGGGGCTGCTCAAGGATAGCGTAGCCATGAGCCTGCTCGCCGTGCCCAAGGGTATCTCCGAAAAAGCCGTCCGCGGTTATCTCGCCTCGCTCGACGGGGTGAGCGAGGTGCACGACCTCCATATCTGGCCCATGTCGACCACCGAAACCGCACTGACGGCGCACCTCGTCATGCCCGGCGGACATCCGGGCGATGCCTTCCTGCGGGAAGCCGCGCACGAGCTGGAGCACCATCATCGGATCAACCACGCGACCATCCAGGTGGAGACGACCAGCAAGCATTGCGGGGTCGGCTGCCCGTGA
- the mtgA gene encoding monofunctional biosynthetic peptidoglycan transglycosylase, translating to MRVVVRFLFRFLVGFLGLSIALVVLFKFVPVPVTATMIMDGNGITKDWEPLSNIDRNMVRAVIAAEDGKFCTHDGFDREAIENAIQQNAKGGRIRGGSTVSQQTAKNVFLWQGGGYFRKGLEAYFTVLIENIWGKRRIMEVYLNVAETGIGTYGAEAGAQRYFGKSAALLTPLEAARMAAALPLPKERSVKNPGGWLRRHGNTISARIGVVGRDGLDACIYD from the coding sequence ATGCGTGTTGTCGTGCGTTTCCTCTTCCGCTTCCTCGTCGGTTTCCTGGGCCTCAGCATCGCGCTGGTCGTGCTGTTCAAGTTCGTGCCCGTGCCGGTGACTGCGACCATGATCATGGACGGCAACGGCATCACCAAGGACTGGGAACCGCTGTCCAATATTGACCGCAACATGGTGCGCGCCGTCATCGCGGCAGAGGACGGAAAATTCTGCACGCATGACGGTTTCGACCGCGAAGCCATCGAAAATGCTATCCAGCAGAATGCCAAGGGCGGGCGGATCCGCGGCGGCTCGACCGTGAGCCAGCAGACCGCGAAGAACGTCTTCCTGTGGCAGGGCGGCGGCTATTTCCGCAAAGGGCTGGAGGCCTATTTCACCGTCCTCATCGAGAATATCTGGGGCAAACGGCGGATCATGGAGGTCTACCTCAACGTCGCGGAAACCGGGATCGGCACCTATGGCGCAGAAGCCGGGGCGCAGCGTTACTTCGGCAAGTCGGCCGCACTGCTGACCCCGCTGGAGGCGGCGCGCATGGCGGCGGCGCTTCCCTTGCCGAAAGAACGGTCGGTCAAGAACCCGGGCGGCTGGCTGCGGCGCCACGGCAACACCATTTCGGCCCGTATCGGCGTCGTCGGGCGCGACGGGCTGGACGCCTGCATTTACGACTAG
- a CDS encoding M20 metallopeptidase family protein, whose translation MRVDRKWIGAAAVALAMGASQASADTGEIATAVEADYADHLGALFRYFHENPELSFLETNTAKRMAAELRATGMEVTEGVGGTGVVGMVRNGPGPLVMLRADMDGLPLPEKSGLPYASKAVQVAQDGTEYPVMHACGHDVHITSMVGAARQLMEIKDQWSGTLMFVVQPAEERVGGAELMLKDGLYERFGKPDYAVAFHVDADLPTGKVSGSEDIVGSSADSVDIVVPGIGAHGASPHQGRDPVYIGAQIVTALQSIDSREVGPLSPVVVTVGSFQSGTKHNIISDEARLQLTVRANDEEVRAQIHEAIERIAVNIGRAHGLPENLLPRVTRTEGTPVTANDPALARRLNAVMIDAFGEDGFLPAVQTGMGAEDFAYFVTKEQGVPGYYFAVGGTPPEDFEAAANGGPPVPSHHSPLFKIAPRESVTLGTRAMIAAVLDLAPPK comes from the coding sequence ATGCGAGTCGACAGGAAATGGATCGGCGCCGCCGCAGTGGCGCTGGCGATGGGGGCGAGTCAGGCGAGCGCCGATACCGGCGAAATCGCCACGGCCGTGGAGGCAGACTATGCCGACCATCTGGGCGCGCTGTTCAGGTACTTCCACGAAAATCCCGAACTGTCATTTCTCGAAACCAACACCGCCAAACGGATGGCAGCCGAATTGCGCGCGACCGGCATGGAGGTGACCGAAGGCGTCGGTGGGACCGGCGTTGTCGGTATGGTCCGCAACGGCCCAGGGCCGCTGGTCATGCTGCGCGCGGACATGGATGGCCTGCCGCTGCCCGAGAAATCCGGCCTGCCCTATGCATCCAAGGCCGTTCAGGTCGCGCAGGACGGGACCGAGTATCCCGTGATGCACGCCTGCGGTCATGATGTGCACATCACCTCTATGGTCGGCGCGGCGCGCCAGCTGATGGAGATCAAGGACCAGTGGTCCGGTACGCTGATGTTTGTCGTCCAACCTGCGGAAGAGCGCGTGGGCGGGGCGGAGCTGATGCTCAAGGATGGGCTCTACGAACGCTTCGGCAAACCCGATTACGCGGTCGCTTTCCATGTCGATGCGGACCTGCCGACCGGCAAGGTTTCGGGGTCGGAAGACATCGTCGGCTCGAGCGCGGATTCGGTGGACATCGTCGTGCCAGGTATCGGCGCGCATGGCGCTTCGCCCCACCAGGGCCGCGATCCTGTGTACATCGGCGCGCAGATCGTGACGGCGCTCCAGTCGATCGACAGCCGCGAGGTGGGGCCCCTGTCACCGGTGGTCGTCACCGTGGGCTCATTCCAGTCGGGCACCAAGCACAACATCATCTCGGACGAAGCGCGCCTTCAGCTGACGGTGCGCGCCAATGACGAGGAGGTGCGGGCCCAGATTCACGAAGCGATCGAGCGGATCGCGGTCAATATCGGCCGCGCGCACGGCCTGCCCGAAAACCTCCTGCCGCGCGTCACTCGCACGGAAGGGACGCCGGTCACGGCCAACGATCCTGCGCTCGCTCGCCGGCTCAATGCGGTGATGATCGACGCATTCGGCGAAGACGGCTTCCTGCCCGCGGTCCAGACCGGCATGGGGGCGGAGGATTTCGCCTATTTCGTCACCAAGGAACAGGGCGTGCCGGGCTATTACTTCGCGGTCGGCGGCACTCCGCCGGAAGACTTCGAGGCAGCCGCCAATGGCGGGCCGCCGGTCCCTTCGCACCACTCGCCGCTGTTCAAGATCGCGCCGCGCGAGAGCGTGACGCTGGGGACGCGCGCGATGATTGCCGCGGTGCTCGACCTGGCGCCTCCGAAATAG
- the rpoH gene encoding RNA polymerase sigma factor RpoH: protein MPIRGPTREVDARKVRILVSNAKSLSVPALGGEQSLNRYLSEIKKFPVLTAEQEYMLAKRYEEHEDPEAAAQLVTSHLRLVAKIAMGYRGYGLPVSDLISEGNVGLMQGVKKFEADRGFRLATYAMWWIKASIQEYILRSWSLVKMGTTAAQKKLFFNLRRMKKNLDAYEDTDLHPDDVTKIATDLGVPEQEVVNMNRRMMMGGDGSLNTPMRNGEEGSGEWQDWLTDDRPLQDETVAEAEEKEVRHEMLVEAMDSLNDREKHILTERRLTDNPQTLEELSQVYSVSRERIRQIEVRAFEKLQKAMQRIAGERLLPGVA from the coding sequence ATGCCCATCAGGGGTCCGACAAGAGAGGTCGACGCAAGAAAGGTCAGGATATTAGTGTCTAACGCAAAGTCTTTGAGCGTCCCGGCGCTCGGCGGTGAGCAGAGCCTCAACCGCTATCTTTCCGAAATCAAGAAGTTCCCGGTGCTGACGGCTGAGCAGGAATACATGCTCGCCAAGCGCTATGAGGAACACGAGGATCCCGAAGCTGCGGCGCAGCTCGTTACCTCGCACCTGCGACTCGTGGCCAAGATCGCCATGGGCTACCGTGGCTATGGCCTGCCCGTTTCGGACCTCATTTCCGAAGGCAATGTCGGCCTGATGCAGGGTGTGAAGAAGTTCGAGGCCGATCGCGGCTTCCGTCTCGCCACTTATGCGATGTGGTGGATCAAGGCTTCGATCCAGGAATACATCCTGCGTTCGTGGAGTCTGGTGAAAATGGGCACCACAGCAGCGCAGAAGAAGCTGTTCTTCAACCTGCGCCGCATGAAGAAGAATCTCGACGCCTACGAGGACACCGACCTCCACCCCGACGACGTCACGAAGATCGCGACCGATCTCGGCGTGCCGGAGCAGGAAGTCGTCAACATGAACCGCCGGATGATGATGGGCGGCGACGGCTCGCTCAACACGCCGATGCGCAACGGCGAAGAAGGCTCGGGCGAATGGCAGGACTGGCTGACGGATGACCGTCCGCTCCAGGACGAAACCGTTGCCGAAGCGGAAGAAAAGGAAGTCCGCCACGAAATGCTCGTGGAAGCGATGGACAGCCTCAACGACCGCGAGAAGCACATCCTCACCGAACGCCGCCTGACGGACAATCCGCAGACGCTCGAAGAGCTCAGCCAGGTTTACTCGGTCAGCCGCGAGCGCATCCGCCAGATCGAGGTGCGGGCGTTCGAGAAGCTCCAGAAGGCGATGCAGCGTATCGCCGGCGAAAGGCTGCTGCCGGGCGTCGCCTGA
- a CDS encoding RluA family pseudouridine synthase, translating to MAEPEILSGTLSEAGRLDKVLAEASGLSRERVKTLIAQGAVTIGKTVAKSASAKVRGEENWRIAMPPPQPLDTPAQDIPLDIVFEDDDLLVVNKPAGMVVHPAAGNLKGTLVNALLHHCRGKLSGINGVERPGIVHRIDKDTSGLLVVAKSDAAHEGLAKQFADHSITRRYLAVCAGHPNPLSGTISGRIGRSDKDRKKMTVLPDTSSRGKHAVTHFETLELLDGATLIECRLETGRTHQVRVHCASIGHALLGDPVYGRTPKALRPLLERLDFRRQALHAARLGFRHPITGEILDFCAELPADMRELIDETAR from the coding sequence ATGGCCGAACCAGAAATCCTCTCCGGAACGCTGTCCGAGGCCGGTCGCCTCGACAAGGTGCTTGCCGAGGCCAGCGGCCTGTCGCGCGAACGGGTCAAGACGCTGATCGCCCAAGGCGCGGTAACCATCGGCAAGACCGTGGCGAAATCGGCGTCTGCCAAGGTCAGGGGCGAGGAAAACTGGCGCATCGCCATGCCCCCGCCCCAGCCGCTCGATACGCCCGCGCAGGACATCCCGCTCGACATCGTGTTCGAGGACGACGACCTCTTGGTGGTCAACAAGCCCGCCGGCATGGTCGTGCACCCGGCTGCCGGCAATCTGAAAGGCACGCTGGTCAATGCCCTGCTCCACCATTGCCGCGGCAAGCTGTCGGGCATCAACGGGGTCGAGCGTCCGGGGATCGTCCACCGCATCGACAAGGACACGAGCGGGCTGCTGGTTGTCGCCAAGTCCGATGCAGCGCACGAGGGCCTTGCCAAGCAGTTCGCCGACCATTCCATAACGCGCCGCTACCTCGCGGTCTGCGCGGGGCATCCGAACCCTCTATCGGGCACGATTTCGGGCCGGATCGGGCGGTCGGACAAAGATCGCAAGAAGATGACGGTCCTGCCCGATACCTCCTCGCGCGGGAAACACGCGGTCACGCATTTCGAGACGCTGGAGCTACTCGATGGCGCAACGCTCATCGAATGCAGGCTGGAAACCGGGCGTACGCACCAGGTCCGCGTTCACTGTGCGTCAATCGGTCATGCGCTATTGGGAGACCCTGTCTATGGACGCACTCCCAAGGCCCTCCGGCCCCTTCTCGAACGGCTCGACTTCCGCCGCCAGGCGCTGCACGCCGCGAGGCTCGGATTCAGACATCCTATCACCGGTGAAATCTTGGATTTCTGCGCCGAATTGCCCGCCGATATGCGGGAACTGATCGACGAAACCGCTCGTTGA
- a CDS encoding Mov34/MPN/PAD-1 family protein produces MTLELSSDVMQRLLDEAANAHPCECCGVLLGTASRIEEVVPAANVHAEPARHFEIDPQTLIDAHRAARTRGPQVLGYYHSHPNGRTGPSPRDAELAAGDGVVWAIIAAGGVTFWRSGDGGFHALPYVVRDR; encoded by the coding sequence ATGACGCTCGAACTCTCAAGTGACGTGATGCAGCGCCTGCTGGATGAAGCGGCGAATGCACACCCGTGCGAATGCTGCGGGGTCTTGCTCGGCACAGCTTCGCGGATCGAGGAAGTCGTGCCCGCCGCCAACGTCCATGCAGAGCCCGCGAGGCACTTCGAAATCGACCCGCAGACCCTGATCGATGCCCACCGCGCCGCCCGTACGCGTGGTCCGCAGGTGCTCGGCTATTACCACTCGCATCCCAACGGACGCACCGGTCCTTCGCCCCGCGATGCCGAGCTGGCGGCAGGCGACGGGGTGGTTTGGGCGATTATCGCGGCAGGCGGAGTCACCTTCTGGCGCTCGGGGGATGGCGGTTTCCATGCGCTTCCCTATGTGGTCCGCGACCGCTAG
- a CDS encoding histidine phosphotransferase family protein: MTDSTSTDLAAMLCSRLCHDMLSPVGALSNGLELLAMETDPEMRANVVALLEQSAAISTNKLKFFRLAFGAAGGFGDRVDVAEPRALIEALVADKNKIEINWAIETANLGKPAVKVLLNFAQIAIDALVRGGTLDVGAEIRDGNCEIVVRASGPKIAFDDTIGKALDGSLPAHELSSRTAAAHMIALLAEQTGGGLQYARTDDTLVMGAVMPEGEGLIG, translated from the coding sequence ATGACTGACAGTACTTCCACCGATCTTGCGGCAATGCTCTGCTCGCGCCTGTGCCACGACATGCTCAGCCCGGTCGGCGCGCTCAGCAACGGGCTCGAGCTGCTGGCGATGGAAACCGACCCCGAAATGCGCGCCAACGTGGTCGCGCTGCTCGAACAGAGTGCGGCGATTTCCACCAACAAGCTCAAGTTCTTCCGTCTCGCCTTCGGTGCGGCCGGCGGTTTCGGCGACCGCGTCGACGTGGCAGAGCCGCGCGCGCTGATCGAGGCGCTGGTCGCGGACAAGAACAAGATCGAGATCAACTGGGCCATCGAGACCGCGAACCTCGGCAAGCCGGCGGTCAAGGTGCTTCTCAACTTCGCCCAGATCGCGATCGACGCGCTGGTGCGCGGCGGCACGCTGGATGTCGGCGCCGAAATCCGCGACGGCAATTGCGAGATCGTCGTCCGCGCCAGCGGCCCCAAGATCGCGTTCGACGACACCATCGGCAAGGCGCTCGACGGAAGCCTGCCGGCCCACGAACTCTCCAGCCGCACTGCGGCGGCCCACATGATCGCCCTGCTGGCAGAGCAGACCGGCGGCGGCCTCCAGTACGCCCGCACCGACGATACGCTGGTGATGGGCGCGGTCATGCCCGAAGGCGAAGGGCTCATCGGTTGA
- a CDS encoding N-acetylmuramoyl-L-alanine amidase — MVVIHYTEMLGAEAALERMCDPETKVSAHYLISEEGEVIRLVPEEKRAWHAGLSYWRGHKDVNSASIGIELDHPGHLNGYRDFSEAQFEALVPLLARMVKKYDIPRANVVGHSDVAPARKIDPGELFPWERLAEYGLCLSTPKIELGDPFDNDGAFYLALERFGYDITDGHKAVEAFQRRWRPRKIDGEIDGEIRAILFQLLLDRDRGAHR, encoded by the coding sequence ATGGTGGTCATCCATTATACGGAAATGCTCGGCGCGGAGGCTGCGCTGGAGCGTATGTGCGATCCCGAAACCAAGGTTTCGGCCCACTACCTCATCAGCGAGGAAGGCGAGGTCATCCGCCTCGTGCCCGAGGAAAAGCGTGCCTGGCATGCGGGCCTGTCCTATTGGCGCGGCCACAAGGACGTGAATTCGGCCAGCATCGGTATCGAACTCGACCATCCCGGCCATCTCAACGGCTATCGCGACTTTTCCGAAGCGCAGTTCGAGGCGCTTGTGCCGCTGCTGGCGCGAATGGTGAAGAAATACGACATCCCGCGCGCCAACGTGGTCGGCCATTCCGACGTGGCACCGGCGCGCAAGATCGATCCGGGCGAACTGTTCCCGTGGGAACGGCTGGCGGAATACGGCCTGTGCCTTTCCACCCCGAAGATCGAGCTGGGCGACCCGTTCGACAATGACGGGGCTTTCTACCTCGCGCTCGAACGCTTCGGTTACGACATCACCGACGGCCACAAGGCCGTGGAAGCGTTCCAGCGCCGCTGGCGCCCGCGCAAGATCGATGGCGAGATCGACGGCGAAATCCGTGCGATCCTGTTCCAGCTCCTGCTCGACCGGGACCGTGGAGCGCATCGCTAG
- a CDS encoding methyltransferase family protein → MKRSIVLLYGIVSYLVGVAGLVAIIASLAQILPFGFLWREGAFPENPMLWNTLLVTVWGIIHSGMARPGFKTAITRLIPVAAERSTYVLVSGVTSILLTGFWMTVPGQVWHVQTGIPANIIWAVFVFGWAFLLASTFAINHFDLFGLRQVHLHFRNQPNPPLPFVKRAMYAYIRHPIQTGVLIGVWATPSMTMTQIVLSVGFTVYIFIGLWFEERDLIAEHGDAYRAYRMETGKVLPKF, encoded by the coding sequence ATGAAGCGCTCTATTGTGCTGCTGTATGGCATCGTCAGCTACCTCGTCGGAGTTGCGGGCTTGGTGGCGATCATCGCGTCGCTGGCTCAGATCCTGCCTTTCGGATTTCTATGGCGAGAAGGGGCTTTTCCCGAAAATCCAATGCTCTGGAACACGCTACTCGTTACTGTCTGGGGCATAATCCACTCGGGCATGGCTCGACCCGGGTTCAAAACCGCGATCACAAGGCTCATACCCGTCGCCGCGGAGCGGTCGACCTACGTGCTGGTTTCAGGGGTCACCAGCATCCTTCTGACCGGCTTCTGGATGACGGTCCCCGGGCAGGTCTGGCATGTCCAGACAGGCATTCCTGCAAATATCATCTGGGCAGTGTTCGTCTTCGGATGGGCATTTCTTCTGGCGTCGACATTCGCCATCAACCATTTCGACCTGTTCGGGCTGCGACAAGTTCACCTGCACTTCCGGAACCAGCCCAACCCACCGCTGCCCTTCGTCAAACGGGCAATGTACGCCTACATCCGCCATCCAATACAAACGGGGGTCTTGATCGGCGTTTGGGCGACACCCTCGATGACAATGACGCAAATCGTCCTCAGCGTGGGCTTTACCGTCTATATTTTCATCGGTCTCTGGTTCGAGGAGCGCGACCTGATTGCCGAGCACGGTGACGCTTATCGCGCCTACCGTATGGAAACGGGGAAGGTTCTCCCCAAATTCTGA
- a CDS encoding metallophosphoesterase family protein, protein MLNALRQIFRKPEKGRRIAHVPQGERWYVIGDIHGRLDLLEALQEAIEADDAACAPANSTVVFLGDLVDRGPDSAGVIKLARNWGKTRKVRYLAGNHEEMFLESFEDKEVLRHFLRHGGRETVLSYGLKRKEYNRMQIAEVQKAMHKIVPQKHRDFLAAFEDMIVVGDYVLVHAGINPKRPVEEQKRKDLLWIRERFLNHAEPFSHVVVHGHTIFEEVEDTGDRVGIDTGAFRTGVLTALVLEGDSRRRIQAFEAEDGSIAVRKQD, encoded by the coding sequence ATGCTTAACGCCCTTCGCCAGATATTCCGCAAGCCCGAAAAGGGGCGGCGCATCGCGCACGTCCCGCAGGGTGAGCGCTGGTATGTGATCGGCGATATCCACGGCCGGCTCGACCTGCTGGAGGCCTTGCAGGAAGCGATCGAGGCGGACGATGCAGCCTGCGCGCCGGCAAACTCAACCGTGGTGTTCCTGGGTGACCTTGTCGATCGCGGTCCCGACAGCGCAGGCGTCATCAAGCTGGCGCGCAACTGGGGCAAGACGCGCAAGGTCCGCTATCTGGCCGGCAATCACGAGGAAATGTTTCTCGAAAGCTTCGAGGACAAGGAAGTGCTGCGCCATTTCCTGCGCCACGGTGGCCGCGAGACGGTGCTGAGCTACGGTCTCAAGCGCAAGGAATACAACCGCATGCAGATCGCCGAAGTGCAGAAGGCGATGCACAAGATCGTGCCGCAAAAGCACCGCGATTTCCTCGCGGCCTTCGAGGACATGATCGTGGTCGGCGACTATGTCCTCGTCCACGCCGGCATCAATCCCAAGCGCCCGGTCGAGGAACAGAAGCGCAAGGACCTCCTGTGGATCCGCGAGCGTTTCCTCAACCACGCCGAGCCTTTCAGCCACGTCGTTGTCCACGGGCATACGATCTTCGAGGAAGTCGAGGACACCGGCGACCGCGTCGGGATCGATACCGGCGCCTTCCGCACCGGGGTACTTACCGCACTGGTGCTCGAAGGAGACAGCCGCCGCCGGATCCAGGCGTTCGAGGCGGAAGACGGCAGCATCGCCGTCCGCAAGCAGGACTGA
- a CDS encoding TorF family putative porin: MLTSFRGRLAVSLAALACGISSPALAQDEEESGPITVSANAALTTDYRFRGVSLSGGDPAIQGGVDVAHESGFYVGVWASSIDGGDAYGEMEFDIYGGWSGQLTDAVSLDVGLLYYAYPTEELGLDTDYWEPYASVGFNLGPAEATVGVAYAFEQDSLGGDDNLYVYTDLSAGLPGTPVTVTGHLGYTDGALAPPLLAGDADDSGMDWSIGASVTAGILEVGVSYVGVEGPSIDGFTDDALVGTITASF; encoded by the coding sequence ATGCTCACGTCCTTTCGCGGCCGTCTGGCCGTATCCCTCGCCGCCCTTGCATGCGGCATCTCCTCCCCGGCGCTTGCGCAGGACGAAGAAGAATCCGGCCCGATCACCGTATCGGCCAATGCAGCCCTGACCACCGACTACCGTTTCCGCGGCGTATCGCTTTCGGGCGGTGACCCGGCCATCCAGGGCGGCGTCGACGTCGCGCACGAAAGCGGCTTCTACGTCGGCGTATGGGCCTCCTCGATCGATGGCGGCGACGCTTACGGCGAGATGGAGTTCGACATTTACGGCGGCTGGTCGGGCCAGCTGACCGACGCGGTCAGCCTCGATGTCGGCCTGCTCTATTACGCCTATCCGACCGAGGAACTGGGCCTCGATACCGACTATTGGGAGCCTTACGCTTCCGTCGGCTTCAACCTCGGCCCGGCAGAAGCGACCGTCGGCGTAGCCTATGCCTTCGAACAAGATTCGCTCGGCGGCGATGACAACCTCTATGTCTACACCGATCTCAGCGCCGGCCTGCCCGGCACGCCCGTGACGGTGACTGGACATCTCGGCTATACCGATGGCGCACTGGCTCCGCCGCTGCTTGCCGGCGATGCAGACGACAGCGGCATGGATTGGTCGATCGGCGCGAGCGTGACGGCCGGCATTCTAGAAGTGGGCGTGTCCTACGTCGGCGTCGAGGGCCCCTCGATCGATGGCTTTACCGACGATGCGCTGGTCGGGACGATCACAGCCAGCTTCTGA
- a CDS encoding VOC family protein yields MTKYLHTMIRVTDPEATVAFFELIGLTEVRRADSEQGRFTLIFLAAPGQEGVAEVELTYNWPPEDGGEGEAYSGGRNFGHLAYRVDNIYDTCQRLMDAGHTINRPPRDGHMAFVRTPDGISIELLQEGYLEPQEPWASMPNTGSW; encoded by the coding sequence ATGACCAAATATCTCCATACCATGATCCGTGTCACCGATCCCGAAGCGACGGTGGCGTTCTTCGAACTGATCGGCCTGACGGAAGTCCGCCGGGCGGATAGCGAGCAGGGCCGCTTCACGCTTATCTTCCTGGCCGCACCCGGGCAGGAAGGCGTGGCCGAGGTGGAACTCACCTATAACTGGCCGCCTGAAGACGGGGGCGAGGGCGAGGCCTATTCAGGCGGCCGCAATTTCGGCCATCTCGCCTACCGCGTCGATAATATCTACGACACCTGCCAGCGGCTGATGGACGCCGGTCACACGATCAACCGTCCGCCGCGCGACGGGCACATGGCTTTCGTGCGGACACCCGACGGAATTTCCATCGAGCTCCTGCAGGAAGGCTACCTCGAGCCCCAGGAACCTTGGGCCAGCATGCCGAATACCGGAAGCTGGTGA
- the nhaA gene encoding Na+/H+ antiporter NhaA has product MTDRQNPIRLVFAPVRALFVSDASAGILLILVALAAMIAANSPLATEYHHLFHGELFSAEAFKLNTLHLWINDGLMAIFFFVVGLEVKREWIEGQLSDNDQRKMPVLAAAAGMILPALVYLFFVNAEGAQDLTRGWAIPAATDIAFAMGVLGLLGNRVPASLRLFLLTVAIVDDIGAVLVIALFYTANLKFAWLVAAVVVTGIMMAMNRARVSAYTPFILMALLLWFLVLNSGVHATIAGVVAALTIPMVGKDDDTMLEHLEHNLAPWSAYLIVPVFGFANAGVELGALGLAGILAPLPLAIAAGLFVGKQVGIFSAIWIADKVGFAPRPEGANWAEIWGVSILCGIGFTMSLFISSLAFAGNSLLIEEAKIGILMGSLISAVVGYTILRMTTDHPDDQRSPYLEEDER; this is encoded by the coding sequence ATGACTGACAGGCAAAATCCCATCCGTCTCGTGTTCGCCCCGGTTCGCGCCCTCTTCGTCAGCGACGCGTCTGCGGGCATCCTGCTGATCCTGGTTGCACTTGCTGCGATGATTGCGGCTAATTCGCCCCTGGCGACCGAGTATCACCACCTCTTCCACGGTGAGCTGTTCTCTGCCGAGGCGTTCAAGCTCAACACGCTGCACCTGTGGATCAACGACGGACTGATGGCGATTTTCTTTTTCGTTGTGGGCCTCGAGGTGAAACGCGAGTGGATCGAGGGCCAGTTGTCCGACAACGACCAGCGCAAGATGCCCGTCCTCGCGGCGGCGGCAGGCATGATCCTGCCTGCGCTGGTGTACCTGTTCTTCGTCAATGCCGAAGGCGCGCAGGACCTGACGCGCGGCTGGGCTATCCCGGCTGCCACCGACATCGCGTTTGCCATGGGCGTGCTGGGTCTGCTGGGTAACCGCGTTCCGGCTTCGTTGCGCCTGTTCCTGCTTACGGTCGCGATCGTCGACGATATCGGGGCGGTGCTGGTAATCGCCCTATTCTACACGGCCAATCTCAAGTTTGCGTGGCTGGTTGCCGCAGTCGTGGTGACCGGCATCATGATGGCGATGAACCGCGCACGGGTGAGCGCTTATACGCCTTTCATCCTGATGGCCCTGCTGCTGTGGTTCCTGGTGCTGAATTCAGGCGTTCATGCGACTATCGCAGGCGTCGTGGCCGCCCTGACCATTCCCATGGTCGGCAAGGACGACGACACCATGCTCGAGCATCTCGAGCACAACCTCGCGCCATGGAGCGCCTATCTCATCGTGCCCGTATTTGGTTTCGCGAATGCCGGTGTCGAGCTGGGCGCACTTGGCCTTGCGGGCATCCTTGCCCCGCTCCCGCTGGCGATTGCCGCTGGCCTGTTCGTGGGCAAGCAGGTCGGTATTTTCTCGGCCATCTGGATCGCCGACAAGGTCGGTTTCGCACCGCGTCCGGAAGGGGCGAACTGGGCGGAAATCTGGGGCGTATCGATCCTGTGCGGGATCGGCTTCACCATGTCGCTGTTCATTTCCAGTCTGGCGTTCGCCGGCAACAGCCTGCTGATCGAGGAAGCCAAGATCGGCATCCTCATGGGCTCGCTCATCTCGGCAGTCGTCGGTTACACGATCCTGCGCATGACGACCGACCACCCCGACGACCAGCGCTCGCCCTATCTCGAGGAAGACGAGCGCTAG